One Syntrophorhabdaceae bacterium genomic window, TCAACGCCTTGATAGATGAGATGGTGACGAGGAACGGATGTTCTCCTAACCAGATCATTGACATGACGGTTGTGGGGAATACTGTGATGCACCATATCTTTCTTGGAATAGTCCCTGACCGTCTTGGACTCTGGCCTTTTGAACCATCGATAAAAGAATCCGTCAACATAAAGGCACGCGAGTTGGGCATGCTCATCAACCCCTCCTCGTATGTCCACGTGCTTCCCGTTGAGGCCGGTTTTGTTGGCGCCGACAATGTGGGAGTCCTCATATCCGAGGAACCTTACAACGGGAATGATCTGTCTCTTACCATAGACATCGGGACAAACGGTGAGGTAGTCCTTGGGAACAGGGAGACCCTGCTCTCCTGTTCCTGTGCCACCGGCCCTGCCCTTGAGGGAGCACATATCTCCTGTGGCATGCGGGCTGCGCCAGGGGCCATAGAAAAGGTACGTATCCACCCGGACACCCTGGAAGTCGATTACGTTGTGATTGGAAATAAAGGATGGGCGAGCGAGCAAGGAAGATGTGAAATTCTTCCTTCTGGTGTGTGTGGCTCCGGGATCATTGACACTGTTGCCCATCTTTTT contains:
- a CDS encoding ASKHA domain-containing protein, with the translated sequence NALIDEMVTRNGCSPNQIIDMTVVGNTVMHHIFLGIVPDRLGLWPFEPSIKESVNIKARELGMLINPSSYVHVLPVEAGFVGADNVGVLISEEPYNGNDLSLTIDIGTNGEVVLGNRETLLSCSCATGPALEGAHISCGMRAAPGAIEKVRIHPDTLEVDYVVIGNKGWASEQGRCEILPSGVCGSGIIDTVAHLFKTGVIKANGSFQKTLKTPRLRRGRSGSMEFVLVRHHESATGSDIVFTQKDIRQVQLAKAALHGGCRVLMNHLKIDAIHRIIISGAFGMHIDKESALAIGLFPWCEPENITMVGNAAGHGAYLALINREKREEADRIAGMVTHIELALEEKFQKEFLRALSIPYKPD